The segment CGGCCCGCAGCGTGAACGGGGTGAGCGCCACAAAGCCATCGTCACGGAGCGGTGCCTGCCAGGTGAAGTCGCCGCTCGCGGGGCGCACCAGCGTGCGCGCCGTGTCGGCCGTTTCGATGCGCAGCGAATCGGCGCTCGAGGCCACGTGGAACGTGAGTAGACTGCCCTCCAGGGCCTCCACTCGCGCCGGGTCCCGCTGGGCCACCGGTGTCTGTTGCGTGTACGCGGGCGGGGTGATGGTCACATCCACGCGGCCGATGCTCGACGTCTGTGTCGCCACGGCGAGCGAGCGCGTCGCCGTGCGCGCGACCGCCCCCGCTGGTACCAGCAGCGCGATGGCGACGCCCAGCATCCAGGCCACACCGGCCACGCCCAGCTGCCGCAGCGCACGGTGCGCCGGCACGATGGCGCGCGCGTCCGTCCGCGACGCCAGTGCATCGGCGCGGTCCGCCACCAGCGCGCGGACCGGTTCCTCATCGCGTGCGCCGGCTGTGGCGCGCAGCTCGAGCGCGGTGCGCAGCAAGTTTTGCGAGCTGGGCACCCCACGTTCGATCACCTCAGCCAGGCGTGCGGGGGTCAGGCGGCGACGGTGCCACCACGCACCAAGGGCGAGGCCCAGTGCCAGCGTGCCGACCAGAAGCAGCGCCTCACGCCGGAGCTCGTGGAGCGGTGACGGCGGCAACGCGTCCAGCGGCACGAACACCAGTCGCCGCAATGCGAGGAGCGCCGCCGCCGCCACACCCACCGTGGCCCCGCGCAGCGCGCTCACCTGCTGGAGGCGGTTCGCGACGGCGTCGGCGAGCTGCGCCGTGCGTGAAGCCGTGGCGCCGTTCACGCGCGCTCCGCCGCCGCGGACGGTGTGGCTCGGCGCATCAGCCATTCCCCTCCCAGCAGGAGCAGCACGAGCAGCCAGAGCCATCGCGCGTCCGTCGAGACGCCATGCACATCGGTCACCGCCGTGCCCGCACCGAGCGCATCACCCGCCGGCGAGGCCGCCCAACGCGCCAACGTTGCGGTGTCCGGCGGCGTGGTGGCGACGGGGCGCGGGCTCAAGGGAGCACTCGCGGCCATGAGCATGGCCAGCGCGACCTCCGGGCTCGCACTCGCGACCGACACGAGGAGGGAATCGCCCTCGCGCTGCACGCGAAGGGGCACCTCGCTCCCCGCGGCCGCGCGCCAAATCGGATCCATCCCCAGGCGGCGGAGCCGCTCCGCGGCAGCCGCGCGCGCGTCCGCACCCGCGTCCGCGCCCGCGACCGCGTTGCCTTCAGAAATCATAACTGCTGGAATTACGATTTCCTGACGGGGATCACTCGCCCGGTCGGTCACGCGCGCGACGGCGAGCGCTGCCCCGCCAAGCGTGGCGACGGCGCGGCGCACCGCCTCGATCTCGGCGGTGGTCAAGGTCGTACGCCACCGGAGCGTGTCCAAACGCGCGGCGGCCGCCTCCACACGCGGCGGCGCCGGCGTCAGTACCACACGCACGTCACGCGGAATCGCAGCGAACCAGGCGGAATCGATCAGGCCCGGCGAAAACGTCGAGACAATCTCCAGTGCCCGAGGCGCGGGCTGGGTGCGGAGCCGCGCGACCGCGCGGGGGATCCCTTCAGGGAGCAAGGCCGTGACGAGCGTCTCGATGGAATCGGCGCCCGCCGGCGATGCCACCAGGAGCGTGTCCACGAGGCGCACCCGGGAGACGACACCGGCGGCCGGTGCCAGCGCCGCACGGCGCACCGGCTGCGCCAACGCCATCACGGCCGCCAGCAGCACAGCCAATCGCACCAGCAACAGCGGCCAGTCACTGATCCGTGTTCGCCGTGTGGGGCGCAGCTCGCTCGTCGGCAGAAACCGCAGCGACGGAAATGCCACCGTACGCGCCGGCCGACGACTGAAGAGATGCACGAGCACCGGCACGGCGAGCGCCCCGAGCCCGAGCCACGCCCACGGTTGCAGCCAGGTCACGACCACCACCCCATCAGTCGTGCACCGCGGGGTGCGCGCGCGTGGTGCGGCGCACGAGGTAGTCGCGCAGCGTCTGCTCCGGCGGCTGGTCGGTGACGAACAGCCCGTAGTCCATCCCTTCGTGGAGCGCGAGATCGCGTGTACGCGCGAGGAAGTCCACAACCGCCGCGTTGTATGCGGTGGCCACGGCGGCCGGCTCCACCAGCTGCCGAGCGCCCGTCTCCAACTCCTCGACTTCCACCGGCTCGGCGAACGACAACCGTCGTTCGCCGCCGGCGATCACCTGGAGCATGGCGACATCGTGGCCACGCTGTACTGTGTGCCGCAACTCGCGCTGGGTGCCGACCTCGTCGTCGTAAAAATCGCTCAGCACCATGAGCAACCCGCGTCGCGCCAGCAGTTCGGCGGCACGACCGATCACGCGAGCGGGCTCCCACGCACCACCGACCTGGAGGCGATCGAGGGTCGCGAGCAGCGCGCGCAGGTGCACGCGGCCGCTCCGCGCGGGGAGATACACCATCTCGCCGTTCGTCTCCGTCATGAGCCCTACGGCGTTGCCCTGCTCGCTCGCCAGGTAGGCGAGCGCGGCGGCGAGGATCACGCCATAGCGAAACTTCGAGAGTGCCCCCGGCTCCGACGGAAACGCCATTGACGCGCTGGTGTCGAGCACCAGCATGACGGCAACATTGGTCGTCTCGCGGAACTGCCGCGTATAGAGCCGATTGCTCCGTGCGAACACTTTCCAGTCGAGATACTTGAGATCATCCCCCGCCCGGTAGGGCCGGTGCTGATGAAACTCCGCCCCATAGCCGTGAAAGGGACTGCGGTGCCCGCCGACGCGCAGTCCTTCCACGAGCACGCGCGCGGCGAGCTCAAGATCATCGATCGCGGTGACGACCGCGGGGCTGAGCGCCGACATGAGGCGTCCTACGGACGCACGGCGTCCAGCAGCAGGCCGATCACGCGATCGGCGCTCACGCCTTCCGCTTCGGCGCGGAAGTTGACGAGCAGGCGATGGCGCAGCACCGGCAGGGCCACCGCGGCCACATCCGCCGGCGCGGGCACCGTACGCCCGTCGAGCAGCGCGATCGCCTTGGCGCCCAGCAGCAGGGCCTGGCCGGCGCGCGGCCCCGCCCCCCAGCGCACCCACTGCTTGACCGACGCCGGGCAGCTCGCATCATCCGGGCGCGTGGCGCGGATGAGCCGCAGGGCGTAGTCCACGACATTGCCGGCGGCAGGCAGCGCCCGCACGAGATGGCGCGCGCGCTCGAGCTCCTCGCCGGTCGCCACCGGGTTGACGGTGGCCATGGCGCCGCTCGTCGTATCGGCCAGAATGCGACGCTCATCGTCCACATCGGGATAGTCGATCACGACATTGAGCATGAACCGATCGAGCTGCGCTTCGGGAAGCGGATGCGTGCCTTCCTGCTCGATGGGGTTTTCGGTGGCCAGCACGAAGAGCGGTCGCTCGAGCGGATAGCGGACCCCGCCCACCGTGACCTGGTACTCCTGCATCGCTTCCAGCAGCGCACTCTGCGTACGCGGCGGCGTGCGGTTGATTTCGTCGGCCAGGATGATGTTCGCAAACACCGGCCCCGGAATGAAGCGCACCTGCCGCTTGCCGGTGCCCACATCTTCCTCGATCACTTCGGTGCCGAGGATGTCCGAGGGCATCAGGTCCGGCGTGAACTGGATGCGATTGAACTTGAGGTGCACCGCATCGGCGAGCGTCTTGATCAGCAGCGTCTTAGCCAGCCCCGGCACACCCTTGAGCAGGCAGTGGCCGCCGGCGAGCAGGCAGACGAGGACTTCCCGCCGCACCTGACGCTGGCCGATGATCACGCGGCCGATCTCGGCGTCGAGCCGCGTGGCGAGGCTGGCCGCGGCGTCGAATTCCGCGGCGGCATTTGCAGAGCTGCTCATCGGGAGACTCCCATGGCATCCGCCAACCGCGACTGCCACTCCGGGCTCGCC is part of the Gemmatimonadaceae bacterium genome and harbors:
- a CDS encoding BatA domain-containing protein, encoding MTWLQPWAWLGLGALAVPVLVHLFSRRPARTVAFPSLRFLPTSELRPTRRTRISDWPLLLVRLAVLLAAVMALAQPVRRAALAPAAGVVSRVRLVDTLLVASPAGADSIETLVTALLPEGIPRAVARLRTQPAPRALEIVSTFSPGLIDSAWFAAIPRDVRVVLTPAPPRVEAAAARLDTLRWRTTLTTAEIEAVRRAVATLGGAALAVARVTDRASDPRQEIVIPAVMISEGNAVAGADAGADARAAAAERLRRLGMDPIWRAAAGSEVPLRVQREGDSLLVSVASASPEVALAMLMAASAPLSPRPVATTPPDTATLARWAASPAGDALGAGTAVTDVHGVSTDARWLWLLVLLLLGGEWLMRRATPSAAAERA
- a CDS encoding DUF58 domain-containing protein, coding for MSALSPAVVTAIDDLELAARVLVEGLRVGGHRSPFHGYGAEFHQHRPYRAGDDLKYLDWKVFARSNRLYTRQFRETTNVAVMLVLDTSASMAFPSEPGALSKFRYGVILAAALAYLASEQGNAVGLMTETNGEMVYLPARSGRVHLRALLATLDRLQVGGAWEPARVIGRAAELLARRGLLMVLSDFYDDEVGTQRELRHTVQRGHDVAMLQVIAGGERRLSFAEPVEVEELETGARQLVEPAAVATAYNAAVVDFLARTRDLALHEGMDYGLFVTDQPPEQTLRDYLVRRTTRAHPAVHD
- a CDS encoding AAA family ATPase gives rise to the protein MSSSANAAAEFDAAASLATRLDAEIGRVIIGQRQVRREVLVCLLAGGHCLLKGVPGLAKTLLIKTLADAVHLKFNRIQFTPDLMPSDILGTEVIEEDVGTGKRQVRFIPGPVFANIILADEINRTPPRTQSALLEAMQEYQVTVGGVRYPLERPLFVLATENPIEQEGTHPLPEAQLDRFMLNVVIDYPDVDDERRILADTTSGAMATVNPVATGEELERARHLVRALPAAGNVVDYALRLIRATRPDDASCPASVKQWVRWGAGPRAGQALLLGAKAIALLDGRTVPAPADVAAVALPVLRHRLLVNFRAEAEGVSADRVIGLLLDAVRP